In Cercospora beticola chromosome 3, complete sequence, the following proteins share a genomic window:
- a CDS encoding uncharacterized protein (BUSCO:EOG092654VM): MEDRLFRYRFPRPQWLNSANTRTAGVYTSGALFAIALFVLIDASVYSNGNQNGSDLHLNFVDWIPGIFSFLGMVVINSIDKTRLSGDTFAYSGDGVAWKARVVLFMGFAAMAGGLAGGVTIMVIKYVTQDAKGMQLWFGVSNLVANALVMLSSAVLWVSQNMEDDYTYNLAL, from the exons ATGGAGGACCGCCTTTTCCGATATCGCTTCCCGCGCCCACAGTGGCTGAACAGCGCCAATACGAGAACGGCTGGTGTTTATACCTCAGGGGCGTTG TTCGCCATTGCGCTTTTCGTGCTCATTGATGCATCCGTCTACAGCAACGGCAATCAGAATGGATCAGATCTGCACCTCAATTTCGTGGACTGGATCCCAGGCATTTTCTCCTTCCTCGGCATGGTCGTCATCAATAGTATTGACAAGACACGCCTCTCTGGTGATACATTTGCTTACTCTGGCGATGGCGTAGCATGGAAGGCTAGAGTAGTTCTGTTCATGGGTTTCGCCGCCATGGCCGGAGGTCTGGCAGGTGGGGTAACCATCATGGTCATCAAGTATGTCACTCAGGACGCCAAGGGCATGCAGTTGTGGTTTGGCGTGTCCAACCTGGTTGCGAATGCGCTGGTTATGCTGAG TTCTGCGGTGCTCTGGGTCAGTCAGAATATGGAAGACGACTACACATACAACCTGGCCCTATAG
- a CDS encoding uncharacterized protein (MEROPS:MER0059846), whose translation MAFSWFPGACTTTYTHAEESIKLPTKNGPVRALSEICKDVIPPCNLNPFLFNGHLQTAWTAMKYDGPAIHYKRRVFEQEDAGFKGHFSVDFVTSAPATSGQAKDGGPEDAGLREDPVGVGHNSLPPRTTYFTDKEFESLPSDDTKPLLITLHGLSGGSYETYLRHVLEPLVKATPEGEKAGGISGGNWEALVVNSRGCAGSKITTSILYNARATWDVRQTVKWARKTWPNRPLYGIGYSLGANILTNYLGEEGDKCLLNAAVVVSNPWKLEVSNAFLKSTYIGLNVYSKTMGSNMLRLFEAHKDQVTKNTSIKTEDIHKCKYLHDFDRVVQCATWGYPTEGAYYRDASSSDSVLSVRIPLLCIHAVDDPIACDQAVPYAEIRQNPYAVMCATSSGGHLAWFELGGGRWHMKPAVGFLEAMRNVEFDKIEVPVFGRQGPHGGHETPFAFDPMRRKSHRPEQEQ comes from the exons ATGGCCTTCTCCTGGTTTCCCGGTGCCTGCACCACAACATACACGCACGCAGAGGAATCAATCAAGCTACCGACCAAGAACGGCCCAGTGCGTGCTCTCTCTGAAATCTGCAAAGATGTGATTCCACCATGCAACCTCAACCCATTCCTTTTCAACGGACATCTTCAAACAGCATGGACTGCAATGAAGTACGATGGCCCAGCGATTCACTACAAGCGACGAGTGTTCGAGCAAGAGGATGCAGGTTTCAAGGGCCATTTCTCTGTCGACTTTGTGACCTCTGCGCCCGCCACTTCCGGGCAAGCCAAAGATGGAGGGCCTGAGGACGCGGGTTTGAGGGAAGACCCTGTCGGTGTAGGACACAACTCGCTGCCACCTAGGACGACGTACTTCACGGACAAGGAGTTCGAGAGTCTGCCTAGCGATGACACCAAGCCATTGCTGATCACCCTGCACGGTCTGAGTGGTGGGTCTTACGAGACGTATCTGCGCCATGTCCTTGAACCACTCGTCAAGGCTACGCCAGAAGGTGAGAAGGCTGGCGGCATTTCAGGCGGCAACTGGGAAGCCTTAGTCGTGAACAGCCGCGGATGTGCTGGTTCGAAGATCACCACAAGCATTTTGTACAACGCTCGCGCGACCTGGGACGTTCGCCAAACCGTCAAATGGGCACGTAAAACTTGGCCAAACAGGCCGCTTTATGGCATCGGCTACTCGCTCGGCGCAAACATACTTACAAAC TATCTCGGTGAGGAAGGAGATAAATGCCTCCTCAATGCTGCTGTGGTAGTCTCCAATCCATGGAAGCTCGAAGTGAGCAATGCTTTCCTCAAGAGCACCTATATCGGCCTCAACGTTTACTCGAAAACGATGGGCAGCAACATGCTACGTCTATTCGAAGCCCACAAGGATCAGGTTACCAAGAACACATCGATTAAGACTGAGGATATTCATAAGTGCAAGTATTTGCACGATTTTGATCGAGTCGTGCAGTGTGCTACG TGGGGCTACCCGACAGAGGGTGCATATTACCGGGACGCCAGCAGCTCTGATAGTGTGCTATCGGTGCGCATTCCGTTGCTATGCATACACGCGGTGGACGATCCGATCGCTTGCGATCAAGCCGTGCCGTACGCCGAGATCCGTCAAAACCCATACGCTGTGATGTGCGCAACCAGCTCTGGCGGTCACCTGGCTTGGTTCGAGCTTGGAGGTGGGCGATGGCATATGAAGCCTGCTGTCGGATTCCTGGAGGCCATGAGGAACGTCGAATTCGATAAGATCGAAGTGCCAGTATTTGGGAGGCAGGGGCCGCACGGAGGACACGAAACGCCATTCGCCTTCGATCCGATGAGGAGAAAGTCACATCGTCCTGAGCAGGAGCAATGA
- a CDS encoding uncharacterized protein (BUSCO:EOG09263JTO) — protein sequence MSPSLPSPKAGAGQVEKESGVARVLGAGSAGIAELAVFHPVDTIAKRLMSNQGKISGAGQLNEVIFRKHAGEPFVRRFFTLFPGLGYAAAYKILQRVYKYGGQPFVRDYLSKNHGAAFENTFGKGNGKAIMHATAGSIIGIGEIVLLPLDVLKIKRQTNPEAFRGRGVLRIVADEGFALYRGWGWTAARNAPGSFALFGGSAAAKQYLYKLEDYNKATWLQNFVASVAGSSASLIVSAPLDVVKTRIQNQNFEVKKSGLKIVSDMARHEGPSSFFKGLVPKLLMTGPKLTFSFWLAQTLIPLINNKL from the exons ATGTCGCCGTCGCTTCCATCGCCCAAGGCCGGCGCTGGCCAGGTTGAGAAGGAATCCGGTGTCGCGCGAGTCCTCGGCGCTG GTTCTGCTGGTATCGCCGAACTCGCTGTCTTCCACCCCGTCGATACGATAGCCAAGCGATTGATGTCCAACCAGGGCAAAATCTCAGGAGCCGGACAGCTCAACGAGGTCATTTTCCGCAAACACGCCGGCGAACCTTTCGTGCGACGATTCTTCACCCTCTTCCCCGGTCTCGGATACGCGGCAGCATATAAAATCTTGCAGAGAGTGTACAAGTATGGAGGACAACCATTTGTCCGCGATTACTTGTCGAAGAACCACGGCGCGGCATTCGAGAACACATTTGGCAAGGGTAATGGAAAGGCTATCATGCACGCGACTGCTGGATCGATCATTGGAATTGGAGAGATTGTCCTGCTCCCGTTGGATGTATTGAAAATCAAGAGACAGACAAATCCGGAGGCTTTCCGTGGACGAGGCGTGTTGAGAATTGTCGCTGACGAGGGTTTCGCGCTTTACCGGGGATGGGGATGGACAGCTGCTCGAAACGCGCCTGGCTCTTTTGCGCTCTTCGGTGGTTCAGCGGCCGCGAAACAATATCTGTACAAGCTCGAGGACTACAACAAGGCCACATGGTTGCAAAACTTCGTCGCGTCGGTCGCAGGTTCAAGCGCGTCGCTCATCGTCTCTGCGCCCTTGGATGTTGTCAAGACAAGAATCCAGAACCAGAACTTCGAAGTCAAGAAGTCCGGCTTAAAGATTGTTTCCGACATGGCTCGACATGAAGGACCATCGTCCTTCTTCAAGGGCCTGGTGCCCAAGCTGCTGATGACTGGACCTAAACTCACATTCTCTTTCTGGCTGGCACAGACACTTATCCcgctcatcaacaacaaattGTGA